From Cellulophaga lytica DSM 7489, a single genomic window includes:
- a CDS encoding ParA family protein, translating to MGKIIAIANQKGGVGKTTTSVNLAASLGVLEKKVLLIDADPQANATSGLGIDVESVEVGTYELLEHTKSASETIMSTTSPNVDLIPSHIDLVAIEIELVDKEQREYMMRKAIGELKDKYDYILIDCAPSLGLLTLNALTASDSVVIPIQCEYFALEGLGKLLNTIKSVQKIHNPELDIEGLLLTMFDSRLRLSNQVVEEVKKHFSEMVFDTIIQRNVRLSEAPSYGESIIKYDASSKGAANYLNLANEIMKKNKEKV from the coding sequence ATGGGCAAAATAATAGCCATAGCTAACCAAAAAGGTGGAGTTGGAAAAACAACCACCTCTGTTAATCTTGCAGCTTCTTTAGGCGTACTAGAGAAAAAAGTACTGCTAATAGATGCAGATCCCCAAGCAAACGCAACTTCTGGCTTAGGTATAGATGTTGAAAGTGTTGAAGTTGGTACGTATGAATTGTTAGAGCACACCAAATCTGCTTCTGAAACAATTATGTCTACCACATCTCCTAATGTAGATTTAATTCCGTCTCATATTGACTTAGTTGCAATTGAGATAGAATTAGTAGACAAGGAACAACGGGAGTATATGATGCGCAAAGCAATTGGTGAACTTAAAGATAAGTACGACTATATTCTTATAGATTGTGCTCCTTCCTTAGGACTTTTAACGCTAAATGCACTAACAGCGTCTGACTCTGTTGTAATTCCAATACAATGTGAGTATTTTGCATTAGAAGGACTTGGTAAATTGTTAAATACTATTAAAAGTGTGCAAAAAATTCATAATCCAGAATTAGATATTGAAGGTTTACTACTTACAATGTTTGACTCTAGATTAAGATTATCTAACCAAGTAGTAGAAGAAGTTAAAAAACATTTCTCCGAAATGGTTTTTGATACTATTATACAAAGAAATGTTAGATTAAGTGAAGCTCCTAGTTACGGTGAAAGCATTATTAAGTATGATGCCAGTAGTAAAGGTGCTGCCAATTACTTAAATTTGGCAAACGAAATAATGAAAAAAAATAAGGAGAAAGTATAA
- the scpA gene encoding methylmalonyl-CoA mutase, with translation MSRKDLQHLELNIDNSAKKSDTSIFNTAEGIPVKKTYTKQDLKGVEHLNFAAGLAPNLRGPYSTMYVRRPWTIRQYAGFSTAEESNAFYRRNLAAGQKGLSVAFDLPTHRGYDSDHERVVGDVGKAGVAIDSVEDMKILFGGIPLDKMSVSMTMNGAVLPILAFYIVAAQEQGVALDQLAGTIQNDILKEFMVRNTYIYPPTPSMQIIADIFEYTSQFMPKFNSISISGYHMQEAGATADIELAYTLADGLEYIKTGLKTGMDIDSFAPRLSFFWAIGMNHFMEVAKLRAGRMLWAKLVKQFNPKNQKSLALRTHCQTSGWSLTEQDPFNNVARTTIEAAAATFGGTQSLHTNALDEAIALPTDFSARIARNTQIYLQEETKITKTVDPWAGSYYVEKLTEEIAQKAWTLIEEVEELGGMTKAIEAGIPKMRIEEAAAKKQARIDSNEDVIVGVNKYQLENEDDLHILEVDNEQVRKQQVERLSQIKSTRNAKLVTQALENLTKAAQQSKNNTTSKEPNKNLLALAVEAAKHRATLGEISDALEKVYGRHKAKIQSFTGVYSKEIKNDESFKKALTMADAFAETEGRRPRIMVAKMGQDGHDRGAKVVATGYADLGFDVDIGPLFQTPEEAAKQAVENDVHILGVSSLAAGHKTLVPAVIKELKKHGREDIMVIVGGVVPKQDYQFLFDAGAVAVFGPGTKISDAAIQILEILMA, from the coding sequence ATGAGTAGAAAAGATTTACAACACTTAGAACTAAATATAGATAACAGTGCTAAAAAATCTGATACTTCAATTTTTAACACTGCAGAAGGTATTCCTGTAAAAAAAACATACACTAAACAAGATTTAAAAGGCGTAGAACATTTAAACTTTGCTGCTGGTTTGGCTCCAAACTTACGGGGCCCATACTCTACTATGTATGTGCGTAGACCATGGACAATAAGGCAATATGCTGGTTTTTCTACTGCAGAAGAGAGTAATGCTTTTTACAGACGTAATTTAGCTGCTGGCCAAAAAGGGTTATCTGTTGCTTTTGATTTACCTACGCATAGAGGGTATGATAGTGACCACGAACGTGTAGTTGGAGATGTTGGTAAAGCTGGCGTTGCCATTGACTCTGTAGAGGATATGAAAATTTTATTTGGTGGTATTCCGCTAGATAAAATGTCGGTTTCTATGACTATGAATGGTGCTGTTTTGCCCATTTTAGCGTTTTATATTGTTGCTGCACAAGAACAAGGTGTTGCGTTAGACCAATTAGCAGGTACTATACAAAATGATATTCTAAAAGAGTTTATGGTGCGTAATACATACATTTACCCACCTACACCATCTATGCAAATTATTGCAGATATTTTTGAGTACACTAGCCAGTTTATGCCTAAATTTAACAGTATAAGTATCTCTGGCTACCATATGCAAGAGGCTGGTGCAACAGCAGATATAGAACTTGCTTATACCTTAGCAGATGGTTTAGAATATATTAAAACCGGACTAAAAACTGGTATGGATATAGATAGTTTTGCTCCTCGCCTATCTTTCTTTTGGGCTATAGGAATGAACCATTTTATGGAAGTTGCAAAACTACGTGCTGGCCGTATGCTATGGGCTAAACTGGTAAAGCAATTTAACCCAAAAAATCAAAAATCTTTAGCATTACGTACACATTGCCAAACTAGTGGTTGGAGCTTAACAGAGCAAGACCCATTTAACAATGTTGCCAGAACCACAATAGAAGCTGCCGCTGCTACCTTTGGAGGTACGCAAAGTTTACACACCAATGCTTTGGATGAAGCAATTGCTCTACCAACAGATTTTTCGGCTAGAATTGCACGTAACACACAAATTTACTTGCAAGAAGAAACTAAAATTACAAAAACTGTAGATCCTTGGGCTGGTAGTTATTATGTAGAAAAACTTACTGAAGAAATTGCACAAAAAGCTTGGACACTAATTGAAGAGGTGGAAGAATTAGGGGGTATGACCAAAGCTATAGAGGCTGGTATACCTAAAATGAGAATAGAAGAAGCCGCTGCAAAAAAACAAGCTCGTATAGATAGTAATGAAGATGTAATTGTTGGTGTAAATAAATACCAATTAGAGAACGAAGATGATTTACACATTTTAGAGGTAGATAATGAGCAAGTACGCAAGCAACAAGTAGAGAGACTTTCACAAATTAAAAGCACCAGAAATGCTAAGTTAGTTACGCAAGCTTTAGAAAATTTAACTAAAGCTGCCCAACAAAGTAAAAATAACACTACTAGTAAAGAACCTAATAAAAATTTACTAGCTTTAGCTGTAGAAGCTGCTAAACACAGAGCAACATTAGGAGAAATTAGTGATGCTTTAGAAAAAGTTTATGGCAGACACAAAGCAAAAATACAATCATTTACAGGCGTGTATTCTAAAGAAATTAAAAACGATGAAAGCTTTAAAAAAGCTTTAACAATGGCAGATGCTTTTGCTGAAACCGAAGGAAGAAGACCAAGAATTATGGTTGCTAAAATGGGACAAGATGGTCATGACCGTGGTGCAAAAGTAGTTGCTACTGGTTACGCAGACTTAGGTTTTGATGTAGATATAGGTCCACTTTTCCAAACACCAGAAGAAGCTGCCAAACAAGCCGTAGAAAATGATGTACATATATTAGGTGTTTCTTCATTAGCTGCTGGTCATAAAACTCTTGTACCTGCAGTTATTAAAGAACTTAAAAAACACGGCAGAGAAGATATAATGGTAATTGTTGGTGGTGTAGTGCCTAAACAAGATTACCAGTTTTTGTTTGACGCAGGAGCTGTTGCTGTTTTTGGACCTGGAACAAAAATTAGTGATGCAGCTATTCAAATTTTAGAAATTTTAATGGCATAA
- the dapB gene encoding 4-hydroxy-tetrahydrodipicolinate reductase, whose amino-acid sequence MNIALFGYGRMGKMIEQIAINRNHTIVAKIDADTKEIDFSNIDVAIDFSLPDAAFSNIEKCINNNTPIISGTTGWLNRYDEAVTLCKQKQGAFIYASNFSLGVNIFFELNSYLAKMMKSLEQYNVTMEEIHHTKKLDAPSGTAITLAEGVLEHSKHKGWQLNNADENHIPIVAKRIPEVPGTHTVSYNSKVDSIDITHTAHNREGFALGAVIAAEWIVGKTGVFSMKDVLELN is encoded by the coding sequence ATGAATATAGCTTTGTTCGGTTACGGAAGAATGGGGAAAATGATAGAACAAATAGCCATTAATAGAAACCATACTATTGTTGCTAAAATTGATGCAGACACTAAAGAAATAGACTTTTCTAATATAGATGTTGCTATAGACTTTAGCTTACCAGATGCTGCTTTTAGCAATATTGAAAAATGTATAAACAATAACACTCCTATTATATCTGGTACTACTGGATGGTTAAACAGGTATGATGAAGCTGTTACGTTATGCAAGCAAAAGCAAGGTGCTTTTATTTATGCATCTAACTTTAGCTTAGGCGTTAATATCTTTTTTGAATTAAATAGCTACTTAGCTAAAATGATGAAGTCTTTAGAGCAGTACAATGTTACTATGGAAGAAATTCATCACACAAAAAAATTAGATGCCCCTAGCGGAACGGCAATTACACTTGCTGAGGGCGTATTAGAACACTCTAAACACAAAGGCTGGCAACTTAATAACGCTGATGAAAATCATATACCCATTGTAGCAAAAAGAATACCTGAAGTACCAGGTACACATACTGTAAGCTACAACAGTAAAGTAGATAGTATAGATATTACACATACTGCACACAACAGAGAAGGTTTTGCTCTTGGCGCTGTTATAGCTGCTGAGTGGATTGTAGGTAAAACTGGTGTTTTTTCTATGAAAGATGTTCTGGAGCTTAATTAA
- a CDS encoding FtsB family cell division protein, giving the protein MIFKKLRNKKWFGIATNMYVLVLTVFVIWMIFFDTNSLFIHNELQNQIESLEKQKEYLKDEIARDKKIIEKLSDPKELEKFAREQYFLKKKDEEIYLIEYQDSIKTKEDE; this is encoded by the coding sequence ATGATATTTAAAAAGCTTAGAAATAAAAAATGGTTTGGTATAGCTACAAATATGTATGTGCTAGTACTCACCGTTTTTGTTATTTGGATGATTTTTTTTGATACAAACTCGCTCTTTATCCACAACGAATTGCAAAACCAAATTGAAAGTTTAGAAAAGCAAAAAGAATACTTAAAGGATGAGATAGCAAGGGATAAAAAAATTATTGAAAAACTAAGCGACCCTAAAGAGTTAGAGAAATTTGCTCGTGAACAATACTTTCTTAAAAAGAAAGATGAAGAAATTTATTTAATAGAATACCAAGACAGCATAAAAACTAAAGAAGATGAGTAA
- a CDS encoding anhydro-N-acetylmuramic acid kinase, translating to MHTYNVIGLMSGTSLDGLDLAYCQFLIKDKDWEFKILNTKSVDYTPQFKAQLKNAINLAVPEFTELHNFYGSWLGEQVNLFIKDYNLQVDFIASHGHTTHHKPEKGFTLQIGSGQHLANVCGIKTICDFRSNDVALGGQGAPLVPIGDMHLFSEYDFCLNLGGISNVSFQQNNKRVAYDIGIANMALNYITNKINLAYDKNGELGKSGVLNKELFYTLNNLTYYKLPYPKSTGYEWFKKEIIPVLENTKDTTENILHTLIQHICSSISNDLLAASTKKNNTLLVTGGGALNGFLMNTLKSKLGTSFTIDTTSKTVIEFKEALIFAFMGVLRHLEQPNALASVTGAKKDSSCGVIYIPQ from the coding sequence ATGCATACATACAACGTAATAGGGTTAATGTCTGGCACGTCTTTAGATGGTTTAGACCTTGCGTATTGTCAGTTTTTAATAAAGGATAAAGATTGGGAATTTAAAATCCTAAACACAAAAAGTGTAGATTATACGCCTCAATTTAAAGCGCAATTAAAAAATGCTATAAATTTAGCTGTTCCAGAGTTTACAGAGCTGCATAACTTTTATGGCTCTTGGCTAGGGGAACAGGTAAATTTATTTATTAAAGACTATAATTTACAAGTAGACTTTATTGCTAGTCACGGACATACTACACACCATAAACCAGAAAAGGGTTTTACTTTACAAATTGGATCTGGACAACATTTGGCAAATGTCTGCGGCATAAAAACTATTTGTGATTTTAGAAGTAATGATGTTGCCCTTGGCGGACAAGGTGCTCCGTTAGTGCCAATTGGCGATATGCATTTATTTTCTGAATATGATTTTTGTCTTAACCTAGGAGGTATTAGCAATGTATCATTTCAACAAAACAATAAAAGAGTAGCTTATGATATAGGCATAGCTAATATGGCCTTAAACTATATTACCAATAAAATAAATTTAGCTTACGACAAAAATGGGGAACTCGGTAAAAGTGGTGTTTTAAATAAGGAGTTATTTTATACTTTAAATAACCTAACTTACTACAAACTACCTTACCCAAAATCTACAGGATATGAGTGGTTTAAAAAAGAAATTATTCCTGTTTTAGAAAACACTAAAGACACAACAGAAAATATTTTACACACTTTAATACAGCATATATGTAGTAGCATTTCTAATGATTTGTTGGCTGCATCTACAAAAAAAAATAACACATTATTAGTTACTGGAGGCGGCGCTTTAAATGGCTTTTTAATGAATACTTTAAAAAGTAAATTAGGAACTAGTTTTACAATAGATACCACATCTAAAACTGTAATAGAATTTAAAGAAGCATTAATTTTCGCTTTTATGGGAGTATTGCGTCATTTAGAGCAACCAAATGCATTAGCCTCTGTTACTGGTGCTAAAAAAGATTCTAGTTGTGGTGTAATATATATTCCGCAGTAA
- the udk gene encoding uridine kinase, which translates to MLIIGIAGGTGCGKTTVVNQIINELPDDEVCVISQDSYYNDLSHLPLEERRKTNFDHPLSIDFKLLKQHLEELRQGNTIQQPVYSFLECNRTAETVPTEPRKVVIVEGILIMTDPEIRKMMDIKIFVHADSDERLIRRIKRDVNERGWNLDETLEKYQSTIKPMHAEFIEPSKEYADIIIPNNKHNTVAIDIVRTIINEKLV; encoded by the coding sequence ATGTTAATAATTGGGATAGCTGGTGGTACTGGTTGCGGAAAAACAACTGTTGTAAACCAGATTATTAATGAATTACCAGATGATGAAGTATGCGTAATTTCTCAAGACTCTTACTACAATGATCTTTCTCATTTACCATTAGAAGAAAGAAGAAAAACAAATTTTGACCACCCGCTTTCTATAGACTTTAAATTATTAAAGCAACATTTAGAAGAATTAAGACAAGGTAATACAATACAACAGCCTGTATATTCTTTTTTAGAGTGTAACAGAACAGCAGAAACTGTGCCTACAGAGCCTAGAAAAGTAGTAATTGTAGAGGGTATTTTAATTATGACAGATCCTGAAATTAGAAAAATGATGGATATTAAGATTTTTGTACACGCAGATTCTGATGAGCGCTTAATTAGACGTATAAAAAGAGATGTTAATGAACGTGGCTGGAATTTAGATGAAACTCTAGAAAAATACCAAAGCACTATTAAACCAATGCATGCAGAGTTTATAGAACCTAGTAAAGAGTATGCAGATATTATTATACCTAACAACAAACACAATACAGTTGCTATAGATATTGTACGTACCATTATAAACGAAAAATTAGTGTAA
- a CDS encoding ParB/RepB/Spo0J family partition protein — protein MAKATKKQALGRGLSALLKDPENDINSADDKNADKVVGNIIELDLDLIEVNPFQPRSHFNEEALVELSTSIKELGVIQPITVRKLEFNKYQLVSGERRFRASKLLGLETIPAYIRIANDQESLEMALVENIQRQDLDPIEIALSYQRLIDEIQLTQEKMSERVGKKRSTITNYLRLLKLDPIIQTGIRDGFVSMGHGRALINVEKKSDQIDLYEKIVANNLSVRETEKAVKEHQEGGKSAKPTAKKTTKSPDFVKEGSAKIEKHLATKVAVTATEKGKGKITISFTSAEDFDRLKKLITGA, from the coding sequence ATGGCGAAAGCAACAAAAAAACAGGCTCTTGGTAGAGGTTTATCTGCCTTACTTAAAGATCCTGAAAATGATATTAATTCTGCTGATGATAAAAATGCAGACAAGGTTGTTGGTAATATAATTGAATTAGATTTAGATTTAATAGAAGTTAACCCTTTTCAGCCAAGATCTCATTTTAATGAAGAAGCTTTAGTAGAACTTTCTACATCTATAAAAGAACTAGGTGTTATACAGCCTATTACTGTACGTAAATTAGAATTTAACAAGTACCAACTTGTTTCTGGTGAACGTAGATTTAGAGCTTCTAAACTACTTGGTTTAGAAACAATACCTGCATACATAAGAATTGCTAACGACCAAGAATCCTTAGAAATGGCTTTGGTAGAAAATATCCAAAGGCAAGACTTAGATCCTATAGAGATTGCATTATCCTACCAAAGATTAATAGACGAAATACAACTTACTCAAGAAAAAATGAGTGAGCGTGTTGGTAAAAAAAGATCTACCATAACAAACTATTTACGTCTTTTAAAATTAGATCCTATTATACAAACCGGAATTAGAGATGGTTTTGTTAGTATGGGCCACGGTAGAGCATTAATAAATGTTGAGAAAAAATCTGATCAGATAGATTTGTACGAGAAAATTGTAGCCAATAATTTATCTGTAAGAGAAACTGAAAAAGCTGTAAAAGAACACCAAGAAGGTGGTAAGTCTGCAAAACCTACTGCAAAAAAAACTACTAAATCTCCAGATTTTGTAAAAGAAGGCTCTGCTAAAATAGAAAAACATTTAGCCACCAAAGTAGCCGTAACTGCTACAGAAAAAGGAAAAGGAAAAATTACAATTTCGTTTACTTCTGCAGAGGATTTTGATCGATTAAAAAAATTAATTACTGGTGCTTAA
- a CDS encoding multidrug effflux MFS transporter → MLKQVSYFCRMQKNSSKKQFEFVALMASLMSIVALAIDALLPAISYIGEAINSVDPTKNQMLITMIFLGLGVGQLFFGPLSDSYGRKPIVYTGFTIFTVASIVCVNATSLEVMIVGRIFQGIGLSAPRTITISIIRDMYKGDYMAKIMSFVTAFFILVPVVAPAVGKTVLNMYNWQAIFYVQLFFALIVSIWFWKRQKETLKPEFKIPFTWSIFLDGLKEFVKYKETIAFTLISGLITGAFLVYLSAAQHIFEDQFNLVNEFPYIFAGLAVSIGSATFLNGTLVLRFGMRRLIFIALSLFCVISITYSILFWGAANPPLPILIGFLAIQFFCLGFIWGNSRSVAMEPIGHIAGVGAAINGFVSTLISIPIATLIGSYVHTTVLPLFVGLAVCGSLSLFIFMLIKKTRTAALSK, encoded by the coding sequence ATTTTAAAGCAAGTAAGTTATTTTTGCAGGATGCAAAAAAACTCTTCAAAAAAACAGTTTGAATTTGTAGCCTTAATGGCATCGTTAATGTCTATTGTGGCTTTAGCAATAGATGCTTTGTTACCTGCAATTTCTTATATAGGAGAAGCTATAAATAGTGTTGACCCCACAAAAAATCAGATGTTAATTACAATGATATTTTTGGGTTTAGGTGTTGGTCAATTGTTTTTTGGACCGCTATCAGACAGTTATGGTAGAAAACCAATAGTGTATACAGGATTTACCATATTTACTGTAGCTAGTATTGTTTGCGTAAATGCAACATCTTTAGAGGTTATGATAGTTGGCCGTATTTTTCAAGGAATAGGGTTGTCTGCACCCAGAACTATTACAATTTCTATAATTAGAGATATGTACAAAGGAGATTATATGGCAAAAATAATGTCTTTTGTAACGGCCTTTTTTATTTTAGTTCCTGTTGTAGCGCCAGCGGTTGGAAAAACTGTATTAAATATGTACAATTGGCAAGCTATATTTTATGTGCAATTATTTTTTGCTTTAATTGTATCTATTTGGTTTTGGAAAAGACAAAAAGAAACGCTTAAGCCAGAATTTAAAATTCCGTTTACGTGGTCTATTTTTTTAGATGGATTAAAGGAGTTTGTAAAATATAAGGAAACTATTGCTTTTACATTAATATCTGGATTAATTACTGGAGCCTTTTTGGTTTATTTAAGTGCGGCTCAACATATTTTTGAAGATCAGTTTAACTTGGTAAATGAGTTTCCGTATATATTTGCTGGTTTGGCAGTATCTATAGGTTCTGCAACTTTTTTAAATGGTACATTGGTATTACGCTTTGGAATGCGAAGATTAATTTTTATTGCACTGAGTTTGTTTTGTGTAATAAGTATAACATATTCTATTTTATTTTGGGGTGCAGCAAACCCACCTTTACCAATTTTAATAGGCTTTTTAGCAATACAGTTTTTTTGTTTAGGGTTTATTTGGGGTAACTCTAGATCGGTAGCAATGGAGCCTATTGGGCATATTGCAGGTGTTGGTGCTGCTATAAATGGTTTTGTGTCTACTTTAATATCTATACCAATAGCAACCCTAATAGGTAGTTATGTGCATACAACAGTATTACCTTTGTTTGTAGGTTTAGCTGTTTGTGGTAGTTTATCTCTTTTTATATTTATGCTTATTAAAAAAACAAGAACAGCTGCTTTGTCTAAATAA
- a CDS encoding methylmalonyl-CoA mutase subunit beta has product MSKTKLFNDFSEVTTKEWKQKIQVDLKGADYNNTLVWKSPEDIKVKPFYNIDDLDGKTTNINTPDWNIGQAIFVQNENASNKKALDVLDRGAEDLIFTIPNDSIKIDVLLKNIDLKNRTVYFFFQFLSSEYISKIDAFTKDQSVTVHYNIDIIGNLASSGNWFHSLAKDHQELDKIAAITSTKNTIGVNVSTYQNAGATMVQQLAYAMAHANEYLNHFKNSTIPNITFTVSVSGNYFFEIAKLRALRLLWKTLTAEYNTNADCTILALPSKRNKTLYDYNVNMLRTTTECMAASMGGANTIYNLAYDAIYHKDNEFGERIARNQLLILKKESYLDVVNNPADGAYYIESLTHQLAEKALELFKSVEATGGFLSNLKSHQIQKKIKESAAKEQELFNTEKEVLVGTNKYQNKEDKIKEDLELYPFVKTNARKTLIEPIIEKRLAESLEQNRLKDE; this is encoded by the coding sequence ATGAGTAAAACAAAATTATTTAATGATTTTTCTGAAGTGACTACCAAGGAATGGAAACAAAAAATTCAGGTAGATTTAAAAGGTGCTGACTATAACAACACACTAGTTTGGAAATCTCCAGAAGATATTAAAGTTAAGCCGTTTTATAACATAGATGATTTAGACGGAAAAACTACAAATATTAATACTCCAGATTGGAATATTGGTCAGGCTATTTTTGTGCAAAATGAAAATGCTTCAAACAAAAAAGCCTTAGATGTATTAGACAGAGGTGCAGAAGATTTAATTTTTACCATACCAAATGATAGTATTAAGATTGATGTGCTTTTAAAAAACATTGATCTTAAAAACAGAACGGTTTATTTTTTCTTTCAGTTTTTATCATCAGAATATATTAGCAAAATTGATGCATTTACCAAAGACCAATCTGTAACCGTACATTACAATATAGATATTATTGGTAATTTAGCTAGCTCTGGAAACTGGTTTCACAGCCTTGCTAAAGATCACCAAGAACTAGATAAAATTGCTGCAATTACCAGCACTAAAAATACTATAGGTGTAAACGTTAGCACATACCAAAATGCAGGCGCAACAATGGTACAACAGCTAGCTTATGCAATGGCACACGCAAATGAGTACTTAAATCATTTTAAAAACAGTACCATTCCTAATATAACATTTACTGTAAGCGTATCTGGCAACTACTTTTTTGAAATAGCAAAACTTAGAGCTTTACGTTTATTATGGAAAACACTAACTGCAGAATACAACACAAATGCAGACTGTACTATTTTAGCTCTGCCTAGTAAACGAAATAAAACGTTGTACGATTATAATGTAAATATGCTACGTACAACTACAGAATGTATGGCAGCAAGTATGGGTGGTGCAAATACAATTTACAACTTAGCTTATGATGCTATTTACCATAAAGATAATGAGTTTGGAGAACGTATTGCACGTAACCAATTACTTATTTTAAAAAAGGAAAGTTATTTAGATGTGGTAAACAACCCTGCAGATGGTGCATATTATATAGAGTCTCTAACGCATCAATTAGCAGAAAAAGCGTTAGAACTTTTTAAATCTGTAGAAGCAACAGGCGGGTTTTTATCAAACTTAAAATCTCATCAAATACAGAAAAAAATAAAAGAAAGTGCCGCTAAAGAACAAGAACTTTTTAATACAGAAAAAGAAGTTTTGGTTGGCACCAATAAATATCAAAATAAGGAAGACAAAATTAAGGAAGACTTAGAGTTATACCCTTTTGTAAAAACAAATGCACGTAAAACTTTAATAGAACCAATTATTGAAAAGAGATTGGCAGAAAGCCTAGAACAAAACAGATTAAAAGATGAGTAG
- a CDS encoding DUF5683 domain-containing protein: MLKNLTTILFFSFFVALGWSQDLEKPKQEKDSIAQDLKGKGVLVDEAFISKNQRIDPLEPSKAAFYSAILPGLGQVYNGDVWKVPLVYAAIGTGVYAYSFNNKQYNRTRDAFKRRKAGFMDDEFYAFNGQEIDPGNPRLDDDDLQRAQERYQEDRDLSLLITIGLYALNIIEANVKAHLRQFNVDDNLSFNIKPYLEYNTITADPNYGFALQIKF, from the coding sequence GTGCTTAAAAACCTAACTACTATACTATTTTTTAGTTTTTTTGTTGCTTTAGGTTGGTCTCAAGATCTTGAAAAACCTAAGCAAGAGAAAGATTCTATTGCGCAAGATTTAAAAGGTAAAGGTGTACTTGTAGATGAAGCTTTTATAAGTAAAAATCAAAGAATAGACCCTCTAGAACCAAGTAAAGCAGCTTTTTATTCTGCCATATTACCAGGTTTAGGACAAGTTTACAACGGAGACGTTTGGAAAGTTCCTTTGGTCTACGCTGCAATAGGTACTGGTGTATATGCATACAGTTTTAACAACAAGCAATACAACAGAACCAGAGATGCTTTTAAAAGAAGAAAAGCTGGTTTTATGGATGATGAGTTTTATGCCTTTAATGGGCAAGAAATTGACCCAGGAAACCCAAGGTTAGATGATGATGATTTACAAAGAGCACAAGAACGCTACCAAGAAGACAGAGATTTATCACTACTAATTACAATTGGACTTTATGCTTTAAATATTATTGAAGCCAATGTAAAAGCACATTTAAGACAGTTTAATGTTGATGACAACCTTAGCTTTAATATTAAACCTTATTTAGAATACAACACTATTACAGCAGATCCTAATTATGGTTTTGCTCTACAAATAAAATTTTAA